The Aphelocoma coerulescens isolate FSJ_1873_10779 unplaced genomic scaffold, UR_Acoe_1.0 HiC_scaffold_265, whole genome shotgun sequence genome contains the following window.
CACGGTCAGACTCCGGCTTTACCTTCCTGCCACCTCTCAGGACTGCTCAGTCAGAGCAGTCAGAAGGCATCATCAAAGACAACCTGGTGCTGGCAAGGTCTgccttgcttgcagcaaggagcagggcctggaagaTGTCCCGCCCCTGCCGGCCTACCAGAGCACCTTGTCACCCGAGAGCTGGCAGATAACACTtctcaaaggcagagttttccaagttcttcttctccagtttttccaaagggtCCCCCTTAGGCTGGGAACGGAAGCAATCGGGCGTGTGCCTTGGAGATTTGTAGCAGCCCTTGGTGTTCACactgggcctcagttttctcctggACACCCTGCGTGGCAGAGGGCTGCTGGGCTCTTGTGCTATTGGCGGGGGAGGCGCTGCAGCCAGGCgttttccaaatgctccaggcagcctggggagatCTCCCGCCTAGGCTGGCTTTCACCGCCAGGGACTAaagggctttttctgctgccgttttctttctaggggttttggagctgtttataAAGCCCTCGACGCCAGCACAGGACAACAGGTAAAGTGTCAATGCCCCCAGcagattttgcagctctggagcGCTTTCGCCGCGGCTGCGAGCcttggctggagctttgggtggCCGCTCCATCTCTGcggcagaggctgctcctctgaagcacagcctaggctcagcagcctgcagacGGCATTTGGGACGGGCTTCGGTCCTTCTCCTAagctctgccctttggcacagctgggctgcgtcATTGCACAAGCACTCGCTGCGTGTTCCTGGGGATCTCGTGCGACGAGCGGCTTCTCAAGTCAACAGTCTCTCAATGTCCTTTTAGGTGGCCATCAAGAAAATGGCTCTTCAAGAGGAGATGTCCGAGGAGCTGGCTGTCAATGAAATCGTGGCCATGAGGGACAGTAGGAACCCCAATATTGTGTCCTACTTAGACAGGTGGGGCTATTCTCATGTCAGTGTTCCTTTAGGATACtgcaagcccaaagtggcaaacccctttggtcactggcagaaaatggagctgtttaggatttctctcctccagtgcgtgggaggaggttgcacttggtctgcaagaatctcctctggcaaatgcagcttggagagcacttccagaaagctgggtcagcccctcgggtgactgggctgtgcccaggtcctctctctccatgccgggcttttcttctttcagctacctggTCGATGGAGAGCTCTGGCTGGCGATGGAGTTCATGGACGGCGGCACGTTGTATGATGTAGTCGGGGCAGTGTACCTCGAGGAAGGACAGATAGGCGCTGTctgtcgggaggtgagggatgccGCTCGTGCTTCCCCTGGCCTGTTGGCCCTTGTCAACTGGTGGTTAAGAACAGCAGAGATTTCTTGCTCACGGccttgctttgctgttgctgtcacgACACGCAGAAGAAAGAACATCTGAAGCCAACTGCCTGCCAGTGTCCCCGCATTTCCTAGGCTCCGTTCTCGCACTCTTACGTGCTGCCGTTGTGCTGGGGCGCTCGCGCTCGCTGGCTCGCTGGCTCGCTCGCTGTGTCGCACTTGTTTCCTCTTGCCAGCTTTGCCTCTCAACgtttgcctggagcctgtctgtgtgtcctgcatTCCTTGCCGCTCCAAGCCTGAACGCTGGTGGCAGAATTTCAAGCTAAGGGCAAAGGAGATGTCCTCAGCTTCAAAGGATAGCATTGCAGCCCAGATGGCGTTGGATTCTGGAACAGGTCTAacgtgctgcttcctcctctgctgccacaaggctaccaagaaaatctttgccaTGCCGCCCCCCAGCCAAAGGGCACGCGCTACGTACCGAAGGGAGGAGGGGCTTTTGGAAGCTCAGATGTGCCTTTGCTTGGAAAGATAGAACACGCGTAAGAGTGttgaagcagcaagctcttcctcttgaCAGCACTAGGATGCTGCGCCCTGGCTCCCAATTCCCTGAGAAAGCTGTCACTCTCGTCCAGCCCGTTCCTTTCTTGCGGGATGAAATCAGGTCCTGAACCttcacccttccctttctcctctctctctcagtgcctgcaaggactgcatttccttcattccCGCCGAGTCATCCACAGAGACGTCAAAAGCTGCAACATTCTTGTGAGCACGGACGGATCTGTCAAACTGGGTGGGTATCCTTGGTCCGGCGCAGCGTTCCCGggatgcgctctggggctgctctggggtaaCTGCCAGTTCTCCAGAAGCACTGCTTGGCCAGTGCGCCAAACCTGAGGGCGTTTTTGAAGAGGCCAATGCCTTGTTTCCCTGGCTACAGCCCCGcggaagcagagcactgctgcttttccagctagatTCACCGTGGCCTTGTCAGGCTTTGAGCGGGCAATTCTTTGGCTGGGTTTGCCAGTTGTAGCTGGCTTtgacagggtttgtttttctccgcagctgactttggcctctgtgctcagctcacccctgagcgCAACAAGTGCAGCTCCAGCGTCGGCACTCCCAGCTGGATGGCGCCAGAAGTCGTGAGAGGAGAAGCCtacggccccaaagtggacatctggtcactggggatcgtggggctggaaatggtggaAGGGGAAGCTCCTTACCAGAGGGAACCCCGTCTCAGGGTAAGGTGCAGCTTCAAAGTGTGGCTCTGTGCAGAGAGAGCTGTTGTGGCTAGGAAAGGAGCAGGTAGAGTGTCCGCTTCcctttttggtaggtttttgaactgatagaaaggaacggggccccaaaactgcaaaacccCAGGCACCACTCGGCTCTCCTGCGCGACTTTCtccgctgctgcctgcagacagacgaggacaggcgctggtctgcccaggaactcctgaacgtaagaaaaagcaaagcggcAAAAAGCCCTGCGAGCTGTGGACGCCTGCATGAAGGGCCGAAGAGGACTGTGGGCCACGTGGGCCTGGGCGAGACAGGTCCGGGAGCGGAAGGCGGAGGGGCAGATGGTGCCCTCGGTCCTCTTTGCGCGTCTTCCTGGtagcagaggagccctgcttgAGCCTGTTGGACGTGATCTTGGGAAGTCATGGTtccttttggttgtgtttttcctttgggcagcatccgtTTGTGACCTCAGGCgatcctgcctccagcctggctgctctgatcATCTCAGCCAAGCAAGTGCAGGAAGACTGGAGAGGAGACGCTTGCGCctgaggaggccttggtgccCCGCCAGCTCAGAGGAGTGAAGAGGGGATGTACCGTATTTAAGAGAAGATTCGGCCATCCCCTGAGTTTTATAATTTAGCTGTTCCATAGTTAGGAAGTTTAtggttttgagattttcttaGCTTAGCTGGTTTTCGTTAGGACTCCAGTCCCCAGAAAGTTTCATTAAAGGAGCATTGTTTAGCTAAGAGTAGAGTATTGCTGatgtagggaagctgagaactatcctggagctagaaatggaccaatcgtcatcctgatgattaagttatgaaagaaaaagctgggactcagcagaactggaccaggcatgagctgtcagcctgaacaggtcaccaggaggacagaatgatgaagatgaagatgaagatgaagatgaagatgaagaagtagctggaagacccttggtttcagcccttggtttcagcaggactggcaataaaaggctgtaaaaccttcagaaccctggaagattcccttccttgccacactgggcctaagctggacagcgccttcgaagccgtgcgctctggacgggctgtcctgttcatggctttgcgctgcttcccagcggcccaaggctctcccccctcacagaggggccctgccccgccccacgcgccccgtggccgctcccgctccgcccgccctgcggagatgttgcccccccacccgccccccgtgccctggcatcccccagcgccagccgcccctcagggaggggcaggaggagggagcaggcccagcttgttcccctttcctggcggtcacgtggcatccaagagccaaggagggctgaaatggcacgtcccccaaacgcttccctctctggtccttttggggcactaacgcgctctgctcaagggagtccgagggcctacgctcggctttccctgctaaggcctcattcttccttctgtaagctctataactggctggttgacgttagctctctaggagatggggaaaacgagacgctttcaaattgggggaattaccctggtaaattactgcagtttttcagcaacagaatttcaaggtgcagctgggcctttcagccattgcatcgattttcaaatggcacccgcagcatccgacgtgtgaagagcccagtgtgaagctcctcaaagacactgcagcagttgtcccccagcagacaggacgtgtctgtgctgagtcaccagaaaagagagctaagcccggagtcattcgtgcatgggcaagcagagttggtttccagagaagttgcatgcactcgtttccctctcccactcagtacttgctctcctctttcaagctggctcctgcctttaactggagcttttgacagagaagggaatgactgcatctcattttctttgggatgtggctatccaaatgtctgcaaggaatcttacagggagcatggagcctgggcaaacatctgtgaggctgcagcttttgactgcttgaaacgggccttctttgggctcggcacctgcaggccaccgcagagcggtagccgcaggctgctgccagagctgcaacacaacaaaactgtggcagcccgagaatcagcgcgcagctcttctgcatgttgtccgacgttaaggtgccaaagaaagagcaagcaggaagagaggagctttgtgtcaggagacaagccaacacctccctgccagaaagggaggtcaggctccaaagtgagtccgagcaaaggtcagcatgcacctacgtgctcaagaggcaactgcgcactgcagtactcctggaaactgatttccttggcttcttttgtcccctaaatgtcatcaaagcagttagggctttcagaagcaacaaagatgccagcaggaacaagcacacttgcttttagtcaaagccttggggaggaaaagccacgtttgcttggatttcttgggggcctgctggatcggtgcattttcggagttaccccgggatgccttgagcactggcttatggacggtaaggattttttctcctgctttatgactgaggagatcttcccaggcttttcttttgcgtcagctgtacagaagatttcggttgccgggcgtaactacgccaacagagccagagcggctgctattgtgacatcaagggagccgggccgcatcacagtgctgtcagcgcgacgttgtcccggcgcgcgcgaggcctccttgtccagagcagctctttggctcgctcgctgcaggaggaccctcgtgactgaggcgttctcagcagacggcctgcaccctgagaggagtcttggtttttcccccgggtggcattcagtgtgcaaacccgcacagcactgctagaatgatcgggcaagtctgtgccgcggtttgcacgtttttttctgtggcgtattccggctacttcctgacccacctgactcgtaagtaaaggtttatcctgggggtagccatcacacggcttttgcttcactttgctcttgatgctcgtttgtagtgatgaagcagatttgggagcaaaagtgccattaaggtgccgctcctttgctaaagctcctgccaacagcatcagctaaaaagggggtgtctgcactcgctggcggctggagagtatttgcgacgtaacctgcaggggttgcgttccctccacgggagagcgcgtggcattggacactgtcatttcctcagcttgctgcttcagccgagacaacctgcaaattgcaggctggcagggagcctcacaagtacttctaaaacttgcccaggagtgagggaaagcactttcttgctccaaatcctgccattagaggccttggctctctgctatgacccttgacggtgtgccaagagagcaattcccttggcaatgaagtgcaagctcctaaccgcttaggctttgctcctgaacccaggagctgttcctgggctgctttagaagagaaccgccacagctatggggccctttgtggaagctttcctgggggatcatttgcagcaaatggatgggaattagtgcatgcaatttattaaaacaaacaaacaaacaaaaaaatagtggtgggaaagcctactcctattaaggagcctttagaaatatttttttgcttttggaccagccaaaagccagcctagcactgtaagtcctttttctctacctgagctctagtgctgtttcagccagaagatctaaaatccctgcgctcctggggcataccatctatcgagccataggatcccaaatttttatattttgctaatttttgtaatttttcaatttttccatttttaataaattattttaatttttaactaagagttgtctcatttctcacacacagcgtggtcccagtggctcccagtcacacccagtatggttgctttcactctcagtaagagtccaatgtggctccagtcacttccagtatgaacccagtcactccctgtaTGATAGCATTtgcccccactgtggtcccagttgctcccagtgtcttggtttgaaagacaggtgtctgccaaggaaggcaggagtctctcctgaaatggaaggaaaaaaaattgcaacccccttccctctgaattattataattttgaaattaaggagctttataggcaaagatatgaggaacaggaataacagttctttactaatatatatctatatgtgtataaccagtcaaacaaacagcaatagctatggcagtaacagcaaacaatcacaaacccagtcccagccttcttggctgtcaggccgtttccccttgggtgcagttctgctctcagccagcagtggcgctggcggctcctggtgagcagggcaggtgcgatggttccccctgggctgcagggggcgctccggagcgagctcggggagcacgcggcactgacggcctgggatcccgggaagggatggaacaaagatttcaaaaaccccctgggcagccgatcccgatgtccagccggaccctcgggaacagcaggctggaatggcaggctggaacggcaggctggaacagcagggatgagcacaaatcctgcatggcagacaagatgtatcaaagttccagagctgcggtgggaacccccggaggtctcggcaggcagggagagccgggctacagagcagcgaaggcttgaagcaatggCAGCGGCAGGGCAgccgcagcctggctcccagcggggcagggaaggcgggcttgggaatcccggggtctctccggtagaaggaaagcagccgaagaagcagcctctctctccgtcatccaaaacgccagggactgactgcccacacagccaggtgaaaaaaagagtagcaagatgcaccccacccctatggccaggttttctgtttttcttaagcacccagtaatttgtccccgtggcaacatggatggggaaaattcctttaacagaagaaaaccccaggagaactcccaaaaccccaacattctgttacaagcttcctgcagattgttccatctctgctctccatatggaaagatacaaagatcccttttggttcacacagttaaatgtctgatgggtcacacggtgatacctgtacagatacacatctggagagaaagccaaacatccatcgaactctctcaacacccacagagcctgaaccaaactctacaaggccacgcagctttacacagaaattcatacattgataaaactgtacaacgggatgcaggtttacacagaaattgatacacaggaaaacacaacaatctgtgctgtgtgaatacactgacttctgtataaaaatggctccaCATGGCGGGAACCGATACAGAACTGTGCGATTACCAAAGGACCCATCGACACTTCCATACCCTTGGAACTAAAGACACAGGACTGTAGAGCTCTCCAACTCTGTACATTCCTGTCTGGGGGTgagtttatgatgtgtatcccctatcgctgctctctgcccagaaatcaatcctgtgcctttctgtgcctttaaactgagcccgacgggggagagagaaaaaaccgagcaaacttttcaaagcagttgttcaaggacacagacacacacgcctctgtgttctgctgcagcagcgagaagagcggagggagcgccctgcttgctttccagtccgctttcggctccttttctccagagggagatggagagttgaagtttgttttcctgggacttgggctttttcccttcttcacttctggactgtttcaacatcagaacacaccgggagaattttccaccgaggccctggaggacaccaacccagctccaaggaggaggagagagagcacacctacagaaggactctgaaatcttcccaggtttctctccacagcgagaggttttagtattcagcattattatccttttcctgtgtgtttgttaaataaataggttctctttcactttcctcagaggaaaatatttttttcccagacctggtgggagagggctggttgtaacctgccttctgtcagaggatattttcctgcaaatttgtccaaagcagcacactaaaataagtcagtatttattttgagggaaaatgatttctaatggcattttgagggtcaacaaatacaaagataataataaggataaatacaaagaaatacagagaaaatacaaagaggtgaaagaggacaggagctcactggacaggtccttggcagcgcccgggcagaccctgcatgaatttggctgcctgaatgcagctcttgcctgggcaccaggggtggccccctctgcgtgtctctcccagcaccacagggatgctcctaccccttccctggtgccccagggttctgcaagtgccttctggggccacccagacacctccctgggcctctggaggcCCCATGGCATGGTGCAGACAGGGACTGAATCAAAGTTgccttggaagatggaggcaggagaatattgcccacgatcttctttccagctgccccacactcctgcaaatcctgctgggacactcaggctctccattccggggctctggagctcccatgcaaacccatccatcactgtgtcccctctcacgtggatatcaagaaaatgacacagcaatatctagaaaatgtgaacttgattgATTTGACTGCTCTAAAATTCTACAACTCGAGGGTGACTGGAAGACTATGAGGTGACAATcttatgcctccaaaaagggtcaacagtttggaactggaaccctcagggaaacttcagcttctgggggaaaaggtgcccttcctcctctctccctttgctttatacatctgagctggagtcatatggttggaacatccccttggctgatttgggtccgctggcctggctgtgtcccctgccaggatcctgcccactcccatcccctctgatgggggaaggaatggcagagggacagcgctgctgggcagtagccagaacaccgCTCTATTATCAGCAcccgtccagctaccaatgcaaagcacagccctggaaggcccatgaactttccctcaggcagacccaacacacgggacttgagctgccagcggcccaggtcaccctctgccagccccgctccttggaccttgtgtccccacaagcagacacaaagtgtttctgctgctcctcctcctgcgcaaatccacagagagctgggatttttccaagtctcgtgtctccattgtgccgtattcccaaagaagcagcagcccctcctgatGAACACGGCGAGTTGCacggatgcttgtcagctccactgcctgcctagaaatctggaaactgcttctaaatgctgctcccttcagctcttgggcaccgactgacacagagctgggaaacaaatgccctggctgctggctgacaaggtgagttccgccagagtcagagctctgtgggaaatctctatccatgcctctcctttgaatagaCCCGCACAGGGGGTGCGCAGGGATGtgtcctgtatggaaaggaaggagtgtgcaagcaccgtgactgacactttccctctccatgtgcgttccacagctatgggtacacagacgtgatggaaagcctggtacagccagagccttctgtccctgcagaagggagcgcggcgggtgggggcggttggtgggcagcgagtcccggacagcgggcgagatccggctccacaggtgccaggccccgctaaggcttaatgccgcctcctcggcaacaggaaaggccttcagcctcgtccctgccaagaggggcggtgctggcctggccgcacagctcgttttccccacaggttgcaggagatgagatcacaacgcttgcaaacaccgactgcgagccacagctctgggtgctcaccatgaacctcagctctgcgagcgctgtctgccccaggctccaggggatgcactgggagcccggctgggctctgccctggggccatcctccagggacagctgcaaacagggagcatttggttgccacaaagagccaagccatggctgcagggagctgctccggctgtggcctgcactgttgtgtgctgtgctctggggctgctgctccccacagaggggactgcactggggtgccagaggagacagagaagctccagcttaagcctaactgggctgggtggctgggctgggaagagtggcgagggtcaagggcattcacagagctcatcctgctctgtgaagaacgaggaaaaggaagtgggaagccagcagtgagcagagctgaggcctggagagcagctctgaatgacccccaaatctcaccagacctttgagacattgctgttcttcagccagtgacaacacgagtccctaaacctggggctcattcttcctcatggccagggccatcaaggaaggctacagtgcaatggggactgcggtgagctgggaactcactgggggaaagagggagcacttgtggagcaaaaggcaggtgggggagagaactgttcagagaagggctgggcttcagcttgagcaagctgaaaaagggcattgggggtcatcccagactgatttcatttcagaagttactgaacaagtttgttattgggggggtgtcatattttcccccggaggtgcacactctgcaaacttgagctgcactgccgagctactcaagcacgtctctgctgcaggtcacggcgtttcttctttggcttcttgtggccccggggctgagccacagcagagccttggtggagcccagagcagcctcagcatccacagagcccggctgcaaggagagaaagcagaaagcacccgtcagctgaaggctcccgtcccccttgtcccagccgcccgcggtgcccaggccgtgctggccgcgctcagggcgctgcccaaagctgcccagcattgctgcctctggcaggagagcaggagggcaggacacgtgcccagcctgcagccggccgtggcacagccacctcctcagcagctgcccagagcaggatgccgctgtgctcgctgccatctcccaaaagcccttatcccagccgtgccaagaggacgggcacccacctcacgcctcccgccgccagaagaaaagctgctcccaaacagtgtcctcagcccttctccaaaggcatgtcccatccatgccacagctgctcccaagcactttgccatccggaccagacagcacctagaatgcttcctttggaaaaacaaaccataaatcaatgaaaagagattacagacaaaaagggaaaacaaggaaaaaggtaaaaaatcttctccctgctgggcctTGAGGAAGGTCCAAGCCTGCCATGCGAGGGAAAACCCCACccacgggccagggcagcccacgctttctgccttccccctgcactgcccccaaaagtcatgctgagcccaaagcaaacaagggcactggagcagcccaagcccttccttgcctgcagagcaaagcagcccatgcacagcttctggtgtccaacctctgctcccaccatggggctttgtttgtgtcgggctggctgccccagccccagccccagcgcgggccacggtgggtgctgggggctgttggcagggccaggagcagactcccagttcaaaaccagcccagcccatccccccagccctgccaaaaagcagcttggcagccgactgaaga
Protein-coding sequences here:
- the LOC138101384 gene encoding serine/threonine-protein kinase PAK 3-like, with the translated sequence MIGQVCAAVCTVFSVAYSGYFLTHLTRHLTRGWRQARPLGSPAGSAAPLAPSLAEEDAEEEPNDKKPPAGVHPRPERAEPLSLDARSAVQRAASPARSAAASTPPRASTSSSSPAQQPEMREEQSLKRLRSIVSLGEPRRKYSAFEELGRGGFGAVYKALDASTGQQVAIKKMALQEEMSEELAVNEIVAMRDSRNPNIVSYLDSYLVDGELWLAMEFMDGGTLYDVVGAVYLEEGQIGAVCRECLQGLHFLHSRRVIHRDVKSCNILVSTDGSVKLADFGLCAQLTPERNKCSSSVGTPSWMAPEVVRGEAYGPKVDIWSLGIVGLEMVEGEAPYQREPRLRVFELIERNGAPKLQNPRHHSALLRDFLRCCLQTDEDRRWSAQELLNHPFVTSGDPASSLAALIISAKQVQEDWRGDACA